A genomic region of Methanothermobacter thermautotrophicus str. Delta H contains the following coding sequences:
- a CDS encoding AAA domain-containing protein, whose product MPSSPGGVSAYLKRVEGAVSSMEGWGVTDEVQLGFFSFTKFLMYMDLDPSSYPNWDEIVDRPLLRALFSIEIDDDSEEVDIDSIPYRDLYHVVDADSSQIAVIEDVKAGKNLVVEGPPGTGKSQTIVNLIAELMASGKTVLFVSEKMAALEVVKSRLDSIGLGRFCLELHSHKARKKDVLNELEATLMEAEADRPEAEREFRRMERLRDELNEYRRALHEPLYSIQLSPFQLFGMKERAEKYFNGELPFVRIPSPETITPDEWDEALVELRNLAKLAELLPPLQENPWSGTDPGMMLPSDVRELEILLESIMKTADRLTASLREFQERYGFMRVKTPGELRGLAEVVSVVAESRPFDLGVLESSIWDRYRADAFTLLDKLESYTRKREILDRFHESVHGVDLEALLRDYLKESSSRIKFLSGRYRKIRNEIDALYVGRAPENDYEVVEDLENLMDVMSLREELERYSGVAERFFGSMWNPENPPLEDLRATAEWIVRFRDLHSDGMISERTLECISRGLDGEKLLSEFEEIMEIYNELEDKLSRLQKGINTHAHVLFNSMPEDVPFRAWRSRVKAWSEALNLLPLWSQYLEKKRLCMKTRGAAFIPIIESGIIRMDDIRPAMEGNLADALLERAFREIPTLYTFIGDLHEAKIREFRELDSRIIELNRKRLIHQLNSNMPTVFGGAAPNSEESILSGEFTRKRGHMPLRKLLKLAGGTVKRIKPCFMMSPLSIAQYLDPRSSQLQFDVVIFDEASQVKPEDALGAFLRARTAVVMGDTNQLPPTSFFDQMISAEEDSEDVATAADIESILHLCKRSFPVRMLRWHYRSRHESLIAVSNQEFYDNRLLVYPSPAREDEELGLHLVYLPDTVYERGRTSSNPLEAAAVVDAIEEHFMRYGSSRSLGVGTFSVAQMNAILEALEARLRENPELERIINQETDEPFFIKNLETIQGDERDVIFISVGYGFDERGRMSLNFGPLNQEGGERRLNVLITRAREKCVVFTNFRSSDLRTGPGTPFGVRALKRFLRYAETGFLESDSTDTSQGLFEDSVYDFLVDAGFEVDRGVGCAGFRVDFAVKDPDEPGRYIAGILTDGEMYSRAEVARDRDRLREEILRNLGWKIIHLWSSDWYRNREETQRKVSDRLEEIVEEPVWPGVT is encoded by the coding sequence ATGCCCTCCTCTCCGGGGGGTGTCTCAGCTTACCTTAAACGCGTCGAGGGGGCTGTCTCATCAATGGAGGGGTGGGGTGTCACCGATGAGGTCCAGCTCGGATTCTTCTCCTTCACCAAGTTCCTCATGTACATGGACCTGGACCCCTCCTCCTATCCCAACTGGGATGAGATAGTGGACAGACCCCTCCTCAGGGCCCTCTTCTCCATTGAGATAGACGATGACAGCGAGGAGGTGGACATAGACAGCATACCCTACAGGGACCTCTACCATGTCGTGGATGCTGACTCATCCCAGATCGCGGTCATAGAGGATGTGAAGGCAGGTAAGAACCTTGTGGTTGAGGGCCCACCAGGCACCGGGAAGTCCCAGACCATAGTGAACCTCATAGCGGAGCTGATGGCCTCAGGCAAGACGGTCCTCTTTGTGAGTGAGAAGATGGCGGCCCTTGAGGTTGTCAAGAGCAGGCTGGACTCCATAGGACTGGGGAGGTTCTGCCTTGAACTCCACTCCCACAAGGCACGTAAGAAGGACGTCCTCAATGAACTGGAAGCCACCCTCATGGAGGCAGAGGCAGATAGGCCCGAGGCAGAGAGGGAGTTCAGGAGGATGGAGAGGCTCCGTGATGAACTCAACGAGTATCGTCGCGCCCTTCACGAACCACTGTACAGCATACAGCTTTCACCCTTCCAGCTATTCGGGATGAAGGAGCGTGCAGAGAAGTACTTCAACGGTGAGCTCCCCTTTGTCAGGATACCATCCCCCGAGACCATAACACCCGATGAATGGGATGAGGCCCTGGTTGAACTCAGAAACCTGGCGAAACTGGCTGAACTCCTCCCGCCACTCCAGGAAAACCCCTGGTCCGGCACCGATCCCGGTATGATGCTACCCTCAGATGTCAGGGAACTTGAAATACTCCTTGAATCAATAATGAAGACCGCTGACAGGTTAACAGCATCCCTGAGGGAGTTCCAGGAAAGATACGGGTTCATGAGGGTTAAGACCCCGGGCGAACTCCGGGGACTCGCGGAGGTTGTCTCTGTGGTTGCGGAGTCAAGGCCCTTCGACCTGGGGGTTCTGGAATCCAGTATATGGGACCGCTACAGGGCTGATGCATTCACCCTGCTTGATAAACTGGAGTCCTACACCAGGAAGCGTGAGATACTGGACAGGTTCCATGAATCTGTACATGGAGTGGACCTGGAGGCCCTCCTGAGGGACTACCTGAAGGAGTCATCCAGCCGCATAAAGTTCCTGAGCGGAAGGTACAGGAAGATAAGGAATGAGATAGACGCCCTGTATGTTGGCAGGGCCCCTGAGAACGACTACGAGGTTGTTGAGGATCTTGAGAACCTCATGGACGTCATGAGCCTGAGAGAGGAACTTGAGAGGTACAGCGGGGTTGCTGAGAGGTTCTTCGGTTCAATGTGGAACCCTGAGAACCCACCCCTCGAGGACCTCAGGGCCACCGCAGAGTGGATAGTGAGGTTCAGGGACCTCCACAGTGATGGAATGATATCAGAGAGGACCCTTGAGTGCATCTCCCGGGGCCTTGATGGTGAGAAACTGCTCTCTGAGTTTGAGGAGATTATGGAAATCTACAATGAACTTGAGGACAAACTCTCAAGGCTCCAGAAGGGTATAAACACCCATGCCCATGTCCTCTTCAACTCCATGCCAGAGGACGTCCCCTTCAGGGCCTGGAGGTCAAGGGTGAAGGCCTGGAGTGAGGCCCTCAACCTCCTTCCCCTCTGGTCACAGTACCTCGAGAAGAAGAGGCTCTGCATGAAGACCCGGGGGGCTGCATTCATACCCATAATAGAGTCGGGTATAATCCGCATGGATGATATAAGGCCTGCCATGGAGGGCAACCTTGCAGATGCACTCCTTGAGAGGGCCTTCAGGGAGATACCCACACTTTACACCTTCATAGGTGACCTCCACGAGGCCAAGATAAGGGAGTTCAGGGAGCTGGACTCCAGGATAATCGAGCTCAACAGGAAGAGGCTCATACACCAGCTCAACAGTAACATGCCCACGGTATTTGGGGGTGCGGCCCCCAACTCAGAGGAGAGCATCCTCAGCGGGGAGTTCACACGTAAAAGGGGTCATATGCCTCTAAGGAAGCTCCTGAAACTTGCAGGCGGCACTGTAAAGAGGATAAAGCCCTGCTTCATGATGAGCCCCCTCTCGATAGCCCAGTACCTTGACCCCAGAAGCAGCCAGCTTCAGTTCGATGTAGTGATCTTTGACGAGGCATCACAGGTTAAACCCGAGGACGCCCTGGGGGCATTCCTCAGGGCCAGGACGGCCGTGGTGATGGGTGACACCAACCAGCTCCCACCTACAAGCTTCTTTGACCAGATGATATCAGCGGAGGAAGACTCAGAGGATGTGGCTACCGCTGCGGACATTGAGAGCATACTGCACCTCTGCAAGAGGAGCTTCCCTGTGAGGATGCTCAGGTGGCACTACAGGAGCCGGCATGAATCCCTCATAGCGGTCTCCAACCAGGAGTTCTATGATAACAGGCTCCTGGTCTATCCGTCCCCTGCAAGGGAGGACGAGGAACTTGGACTGCACCTGGTCTACCTCCCGGACACGGTCTATGAGCGTGGGAGGACGTCATCCAATCCCCTGGAGGCCGCGGCGGTGGTTGACGCCATAGAGGAACACTTCATGAGGTACGGTTCCTCAAGGAGTCTCGGGGTCGGTACATTCTCTGTGGCCCAGATGAACGCCATACTGGAGGCCCTGGAGGCCCGCCTCAGGGAGAACCCTGAACTTGAACGGATAATAAACCAGGAGACCGATGAGCCCTTCTTCATAAAGAACCTGGAGACCATACAGGGGGATGAGAGGGATGTGATATTCATAAGTGTGGGCTACGGCTTCGACGAGAGGGGCCGCATGTCCCTCAACTTCGGGCCCCTCAACCAGGAGGGTGGTGAGAGAAGGCTGAACGTCCTCATCACCAGGGCCCGTGAGAAGTGTGTGGTCTTCACGAACTTCAGGTCCTCGGACCTCAGAACCGGGCCTGGGACACCCTTCGGTGTCAGGGCCCTCAAGAGGTTCCTCAGGTACGCTGAGACAGGGTTCCTGGAATCAGACTCCACTGACACCTCACAGGGACTGTTTGAGGACTCTGTATATGACTTCCTGGTTGATGCGGGATTCGAGGTTGACAGGGGAGTTGGATGTGCCGGGTTCCGTGTTGACTTCGCGGTGAAGGATCCTGATGAGCCGGGCAGGTACATTGCAGGGATACTCACCGATGGTGAGATGTACAGCCGGGCCGAGGTTGCAAGGGACCGGGACCGGCTGAGGGAGGAGATCCTCCGGAACCTCGGATGGAAGATCATACACCTCTGGTCCTCTGACTGGTACAGGAACCGTGAGGAGACACAGAGGAAGGTCTCCGATAGACTCGAGGAGATTGTTGAGGAGCCCGTATGGCCAGGAGTCACCTGA
- a CDS encoding DUF4011 domain-containing protein — protein MDQSAREIIEREFENLREKLLDLTMRNQLLNFRPRSRTVEVVNHDPEYIYSYLVLNRKKMKLAPRIEEEETLDPDGPILCENSPSDELEVPPEGISPEENLMEVEDENILQTALTEAELQRRLFYINQRARTMIQEQGYNILYLALGFLEWRTEGEPDIRRAPLVLVPVSLERRRAGSSFSLRWDGSEIITNMSLQATAQGGGC, from the coding sequence ATGGATCAATCTGCAAGGGAAATCATTGAAAGGGAATTTGAGAATCTGAGGGAGAAACTCCTTGACCTCACAATGAGGAACCAGCTCCTCAACTTCAGACCAAGGTCCAGGACGGTTGAGGTGGTGAACCATGACCCTGAGTACATATACAGCTACCTTGTCCTCAACCGGAAAAAGATGAAGCTCGCACCCCGCATTGAGGAGGAAGAAACCCTGGATCCAGATGGTCCCATCCTCTGTGAGAACAGCCCCAGCGATGAACTGGAAGTCCCCCCCGAGGGTATCTCTCCTGAAGAGAACCTGATGGAGGTGGAGGATGAGAACATACTCCAGACAGCCCTGACAGAGGCCGAACTCCAGAGGAGGCTATTCTACATCAACCAGAGGGCCAGGACCATGATACAGGAGCAGGGCTACAACATACTCTACCTCGCCCTTGGCTTCCTGGAGTGGAGGACAGAGGGGGAACCGGACATCAGAAGAGCACCCCTGGTCCTGGTACCCGTGTCACTTGAGAGGAGGAGGGCGGGTTCATCCTTCTCACTCCGCTGGGATGGCAGTGAGATCATAACCAACATGTCCCTCCAGGCAACGGCTCAGGGAGGAGGGTGTTGA
- a CDS encoding ribonuclease H-like domain-containing protein: MLEKLKWDLVTEYDGASLEETFDASRVTAAGSEALEISHERRVKLRRSDVRPHILSDLKLLRGVGSITERMLKSEGYHTIEDLLEHEIYREEAARILDLIDSGDFPGIRGYLNCSSSDYRVLGALGLVDEERFTFLDIETLGLGGAPVILTGMAWIEDGVMNVRQRLAPAPEMEGAVLEIYHHIPPDSIIVTFNGASFDIPYIRRRSAVHGLENSLENCHVDLYHISRRLWGHTLPDCKLSTVERHILGAERDLDIPGSHVPDYYRTYISTGSPGPLVPLVEHNREDIINMALLIPHVTSAIC, encoded by the coding sequence GTGCTTGAAAAACTCAAATGGGATCTCGTAACAGAATATGATGGCGCATCACTCGAGGAGACCTTTGATGCGTCCAGGGTGACCGCTGCAGGCTCTGAGGCCCTGGAGATATCCCATGAGAGGAGGGTGAAGCTGAGGAGGTCTGATGTCAGACCCCACATCCTCTCTGATCTGAAACTGCTGAGGGGTGTTGGTTCCATAACCGAAAGGATGCTGAAATCTGAGGGCTACCATACCATCGAGGACCTCCTGGAACATGAGATCTACCGGGAGGAGGCAGCACGCATCCTTGATCTCATTGATTCAGGGGACTTCCCTGGGATCAGGGGCTACCTGAACTGTTCATCCTCTGATTACAGGGTTCTGGGTGCGCTTGGTCTTGTGGATGAGGAGAGATTCACCTTCCTGGACATCGAGACCCTGGGCCTTGGAGGGGCGCCGGTCATACTCACAGGCATGGCATGGATTGAGGATGGGGTGATGAATGTGAGGCAGCGCCTGGCACCGGCACCTGAAATGGAGGGGGCTGTCCTTGAGATCTACCACCACATACCACCAGACTCCATCATCGTAACCTTCAACGGTGCAAGCTTCGACATCCCCTACATAAGGAGGAGGTCAGCCGTCCATGGCCTTGAAAACAGTCTTGAAAACTGTCACGTGGACCTATACCATATTTCAAGGCGACTCTGGGGGCACACACTCCCTGACTGTAAACTGTCAACGGTGGAGAGGCATATCCTGGGTGCTGAGAGGGACCTTGACATACCCGGCTCACACGTCCCGGACTACTACAGGACCTACATCTCAACCGGCAGCCCAGGGCCCCTGGTCCCCCTGGTTGAGCACAACCGTGAGGACATCATCAACATGGCGCTCCTCATCCCCCATGTGACCTCTGCTATCTGCTGA